One segment of Aquimarina sp. BL5 DNA contains the following:
- a CDS encoding DUF5908 family protein → MPVEIKVLIIRTTIDNQNEPEGNNSSSEDCSAPSPSESNQVQLDEVLRMIKNKNER, encoded by the coding sequence ATGCCGGTCGAGATAAAAGTATTAATCATTAGAACTACTATTGATAATCAAAATGAACCTGAAGGAAATAACTCCTCTAGTGAAGATTGTTCTGCTCCTTCACCTTCAGAGAGTAATCAAGTACAGTTAGATGAAGTGTTACGAATGATAAAAAATAAAAACGAGAGATAA
- a CDS encoding phage tail sheath C-terminal domain-containing protein: MPTYNTPGVYIEEISTLPASVAPVATAIPAFIGYTKLTADEDGVDLKFKPQRITSMLEYVELFGGAKNDAIAVSIVDTYNVDDDLLTREYSATATASDYILYHSLSLYFANGGGPCYIVSVGSDSDPLEVGDGSMSSIAGGLTGGILAIEKVDEPTLILFPEASKFTNQSDYGSVVVAALTSCAKVQDRFTIADFNGDITDNADVLNYRSELGMNNLKYGASYGPELKTTLNYGYDNATVTVTHTNSGGTAPPAPAFNAVDIDTINTTNPSVYRSIIAEIGKVYVDLPASPAVAGAYARVDADRGVWKAPANVGLNSVLAPTVMVTNEMQDNLNVDPSTGKSINAIRAFSGKGILIWGARTLAGNDNEWRYVPVRRLYIFVEESIKKATEFVVFEPNSKLTWVRTKAMIENFLTGLWRDGALAGAKPEQAFFVRVGLGETMTAQDILEGRMNVEIGLAAVRPAEFIILKFSHKLQES, from the coding sequence ATGCCAACATATAATACACCAGGAGTCTATATAGAAGAAATTTCAACACTACCAGCCTCCGTTGCACCAGTTGCAACCGCTATACCCGCATTTATCGGTTATACCAAATTGACCGCTGATGAAGATGGAGTTGATCTAAAATTTAAACCTCAAAGAATAACTTCTATGTTAGAATACGTAGAATTATTCGGAGGAGCAAAAAATGATGCAATCGCAGTTTCGATTGTAGATACTTATAATGTAGATGATGATTTATTGACCAGAGAGTACAGTGCAACGGCAACAGCATCTGATTATATTCTTTATCATAGCTTAAGCCTATATTTTGCTAATGGAGGAGGACCGTGTTATATTGTTTCAGTAGGGAGTGATAGTGATCCTTTAGAAGTGGGTGATGGCTCTATGAGTTCTATAGCTGGAGGTCTAACAGGTGGTATCTTGGCTATCGAAAAAGTGGATGAACCCACTTTAATACTTTTCCCAGAGGCTAGTAAATTTACGAATCAAAGTGATTATGGTTCGGTAGTAGTAGCTGCATTAACATCTTGTGCTAAAGTACAAGACCGATTCACGATTGCTGATTTTAATGGAGATATTACGGATAATGCAGATGTGTTAAATTACCGTTCTGAATTAGGTATGAATAATCTAAAGTATGGAGCGAGCTATGGTCCAGAATTAAAGACTACTTTAAATTATGGTTATGACAATGCTACAGTAACAGTGACACATACTAATAGTGGTGGTACAGCCCCACCAGCTCCAGCATTTAATGCAGTAGATATTGATACTATAAATACCACTAACCCTAGTGTATACCGATCTATTATCGCAGAAATAGGAAAAGTGTATGTAGATCTTCCGGCTTCTCCAGCAGTGGCAGGGGCATATGCAAGGGTAGATGCAGATAGAGGTGTTTGGAAAGCACCGGCAAATGTAGGATTGAACTCTGTATTAGCACCTACAGTAATGGTTACTAATGAAATGCAGGATAACCTTAATGTCGATCCGTCTACTGGTAAATCTATTAATGCGATCCGGGCTTTTTCGGGTAAAGGTATTCTGATTTGGGGCGCTAGAACATTAGCAGGTAATGACAATGAATGGCGATATGTTCCCGTAAGAAGATTATACATTTTTGTAGAAGAATCTATTAAGAAAGCAACAGAATTTGTGGTTTTTGAACCCAATAGTAAATTAACCTGGGTACGAACAAAAGCTATGATCGAAAATTTCCTTACTGGACTATGGCGAGATGGTGCACTAGCTGGAGCAAAGCCAGAACAAGCATTTTTTGTGAGAGTAGGTTTAGGAGAAACTATGACTGCACAAGATATTTTAGAAGGAAGAATGAATGTAGAGATTGGTTTAGCTGCAGTTAGACCCGCAGAGTTCATCATCCTTAAGTTTTCTCATAAACTTCAAGAATCTTAA
- a CDS encoding phage tail protein, with the protein MAINYPVSVFHFQVEWGGTRIGFTEVSGLTVELQSIDYREGNAAEYQVTKMPGIPQFSNITLKRGMFRDDNEFFQWLNTVSLNSIDRRDITVSLLNEDHEPVTVWKIKSAWPCKVEGPSLNSTGNEVSVETIELCHEGLNVEFV; encoded by the coding sequence ATGGCAATTAACTATCCCGTTTCGGTTTTTCATTTTCAGGTAGAATGGGGCGGAACACGTATTGGATTTACAGAAGTATCTGGTTTAACTGTAGAATTACAATCTATAGATTATAGAGAAGGTAATGCAGCAGAATATCAAGTAACAAAAATGCCAGGTATACCACAATTCTCTAACATTACGCTAAAAAGAGGAATGTTTAGAGATGATAACGAATTCTTTCAATGGCTTAATACAGTTTCTCTTAATTCTATTGATAGAAGAGATATTACAGTAAGCTTATTAAACGAAGATCACGAACCAGTTACTGTTTGGAAAATAAAATCGGCGTGGCCGTGTAAAGTAGAAGGTCCATCTCTTAATTCTACAGGCAATGAAGTATCCGTAGAAACTATAGAGTTATGTCATGAAGGTCTTAATGTAGAATTTGTATAG
- a CDS encoding phage tail sheath C-terminal domain-containing protein, which translates to MADYKTPGVYIEEINTLPASVAPVATAVPAFVGYTEKAIVDNETIDPSINRIPVRITSMLDFVDHFGGPFQEYYRATLSDSPISDIDPQIIITSIGTVPVESPYHLYYQVRMFYANGGGTCYVVSVGTYNDDDNDPATFPADGDIPTATVDIDVNALDAGLSVCEEIDEITILTVPEAILLSDSNRKTIYDNMLIQCNKLQDRFAVMDVQADESSTVFDDGNDFRNDNIGPDYLKYGAAYYPSLETKIEYSFIDSSVIIEDTTTGIHAAIWDTQRLGAINTGQTLAGADISVNASATITIEPVNISNGDTFLIGPETLTVAAAPANPNEFSAGANEDDSAENLRVAINALVSTGVTAVRVDNVLTLSAIADGAAGNGIAIQYTASGADIGAIVSGSELSGGIDRYIDTNLYNRIQKEIKKHKVTLYPCGAIAGIYASVDRDRGVWKAPANVSVNLVNEPSIPITREEQANLNVDATTGKSINAIRLFSGKGTIVWGARTLAGNDNEWRYVPVRRFYNFMEESIKKATEFVVFEPNSKPTWVRTKAMIENFLTQLWRDGALAGAKPEQAFFVKIGLGETMTALDILEGRMNVEIGVAAVRPAEFIILKFSHKLQES; encoded by the coding sequence ATGGCAGATTACAAAACACCAGGCGTATACATCGAAGAGATAAATACGCTTCCAGCATCAGTAGCTCCTGTAGCTACAGCAGTACCAGCTTTTGTTGGATATACAGAAAAAGCAATTGTAGATAATGAGACAATTGATCCTTCAATCAATAGAATTCCAGTAAGAATCACATCTATGCTTGATTTTGTGGATCATTTTGGAGGACCGTTTCAGGAATATTATAGAGCTACTCTTTCCGATTCACCAATTAGTGATATTGATCCACAAATAATAATTACTAGTATTGGTACTGTTCCGGTGGAATCTCCTTATCACCTTTATTATCAGGTGAGAATGTTCTATGCCAATGGAGGGGGAACTTGTTATGTTGTTTCGGTAGGGACATATAATGATGATGATAATGATCCTGCAACTTTTCCTGCAGATGGAGATATTCCTACTGCAACAGTGGATATTGATGTTAATGCATTGGATGCGGGTCTATCAGTCTGCGAAGAAATAGATGAAATTACTATTCTAACTGTTCCCGAAGCTATTTTACTCAGCGACTCGAATAGAAAAACAATATATGATAATATGCTTATTCAATGTAATAAGTTGCAAGATCGGTTTGCCGTAATGGATGTACAAGCCGATGAATCATCTACAGTTTTTGATGATGGGAACGATTTTAGAAATGATAATATCGGTCCGGATTATTTAAAGTATGGAGCAGCTTATTATCCTTCATTAGAAACTAAAATCGAATATTCGTTTATAGATAGTAGCGTTATAATAGAGGATACGACTACTGGGATTCATGCTGCTATATGGGATACCCAAAGGCTAGGAGCAATTAATACTGGCCAAACTTTAGCTGGAGCAGATATTTCTGTAAATGCATCTGCAACAATTACAATCGAACCTGTTAACATTAGTAATGGGGATACTTTTTTGATTGGTCCTGAGACGTTAACAGTAGCAGCAGCACCGGCAAACCCTAATGAATTTTCTGCAGGTGCTAATGAGGACGATTCTGCCGAAAACTTAAGGGTCGCGATTAATGCATTGGTAAGCACAGGTGTAACTGCTGTAAGAGTTGATAATGTACTTACCCTTTCAGCAATTGCAGATGGAGCGGCAGGTAATGGGATAGCAATCCAGTATACTGCTTCTGGAGCTGATATTGGTGCCATAGTTTCAGGTTCCGAACTAAGTGGGGGTATTGATAGATATATAGATACCAACCTCTATAATCGAATTCAGAAAGAAATAAAAAAACATAAAGTGACCCTATACCCATGTGGAGCAATCGCCGGCATTTATGCATCCGTTGATAGAGATAGAGGAGTATGGAAAGCACCTGCCAATGTAAGTGTGAATTTGGTCAATGAGCCAAGTATTCCAATAACCAGAGAAGAACAAGCGAATTTAAATGTAGATGCAACTACAGGAAAATCTATCAATGCGATCCGATTATTTAGCGGAAAGGGTACTATTGTTTGGGGTGCTAGGACACTAGCTGGAAATGATAATGAATGGAGATACGTTCCGGTAAGAAGATTTTACAATTTTATGGAAGAATCTATAAAGAAAGCTACCGAGTTTGTTGTTTTTGAACCTAATAGTAAACCTACTTGGGTGAGAACCAAAGCTATGATAGAAAATTTCCTTACTCAATTATGGAGGGATGGAGCGTTAGCAGGTGCGAAACCAGAACAAGCTTTTTTTGTGAAAATAGGCCTTGGAGAAACGATGACAGCACTAGATATATTAGAAGGGAGAATGAATGTTGAAATAGGAGTTGCAGCTGTGCGTCCTGCAGAGTTTATCATTCTTAAATTCTCACATAAGTTACAAGAATCATAA
- a CDS encoding GPW/gp25 family protein has protein sequence MTKENNNTIDNKGFLGRGWKFPVQFTRGNNSVSLVQHEEDIKESLIILLTTIRGSRLLRPSYGTSVRTLIFEPLDTNTATYISEEIKKSILIHEPRVFVDKVEAVQESLNGTLKVSIDYTIISSNTRSNLVFPFYINEGTNIIK, from the coding sequence ATGACTAAAGAAAATAACAATACAATTGATAATAAAGGATTTCTTGGAAGAGGATGGAAATTTCCTGTTCAGTTTACCAGAGGTAATAATAGTGTGTCACTGGTACAGCATGAAGAAGACATAAAAGAAAGTCTCATTATTCTGTTAACCACGATTAGAGGAAGTAGACTTTTGCGACCTAGTTATGGTACAAGCGTTAGAACTCTGATTTTTGAACCCCTTGATACAAATACAGCCACGTATATATCAGAAGAAATTAAGAAGTCAATTTTAATACATGAACCAAGAGTTTTTGTAGATAAAGTTGAAGCTGTTCAGGAATCGTTAAATGGCACTTTAAAAGTATCTATTGATTATACTATTATTTCTAGTAATACCAGATCCAATTTGGTATTTCCATTCTACATAAATGAAGGAACAAACATTATAAAATGA
- a CDS encoding phage tail protein, translated as MADYYPPVGFHFRVDIDGITSDGIDIRFQEVSGLNASVGEFTYNEGGENRFVHRLADRVTYEKLILKRGLLIGSKLIAWFKDAVESFSFDPKDVMVTLLNADHEPLESWSFVKAYPVKWSVSSFNAQQNEIVIETIELSFQYFRRLEAS; from the coding sequence ATGGCTGATTATTATCCACCAGTCGGTTTTCATTTCCGTGTTGATATTGATGGAATTACTTCAGACGGAATTGATATTCGTTTTCAGGAAGTATCTGGATTAAATGCGAGTGTTGGTGAATTCACCTATAATGAAGGAGGAGAAAATCGATTCGTTCACAGGTTAGCAGATCGAGTTACTTATGAGAAGCTTATTCTAAAAAGAGGTCTATTAATAGGATCAAAACTAATAGCATGGTTTAAAGATGCAGTTGAGTCCTTTTCATTCGACCCTAAAGATGTAATGGTCACTCTGCTAAATGCAGACCATGAACCATTAGAATCTTGGAGCTTTGTGAAAGCCTATCCAGTAAAATGGTCTGTATCCAGTTTTAATGCACAACAAAACGAAATTGTTATTGAAACGATCGAATTGAGCTTTCAATATTTTAGAAGATTAGAAGCAAGTTAA
- a CDS encoding LysM peptidoglycan-binding domain-containing protein, whose protein sequence is MGLLDGILLKMMIFSFHADDNGLPKGIPIPYPVMYNPEKFSKNVSVNYQSQCVPGDNGQEQSYHSNQSGEVTFEFFFDATGTSINSINGEVAKAIGGVDLEIELFLELMNPDPEEHKPRVLTLVWGTFIFNCKLKSAQVNYTLFSSVGRPLRATVTATFIGHEFRILRAALSKLFSSDLTKVHIVKAGETLPLIANKVYGDPSYYIQIAKANNLLNFRNIKPGQEIILPPVEKQNN, encoded by the coding sequence ATGGGATTATTAGATGGCATATTATTAAAGATGATGATCTTTTCTTTTCATGCAGATGATAATGGATTGCCGAAGGGTATTCCGATACCATATCCTGTGATGTATAACCCAGAAAAATTCTCTAAAAACGTTTCAGTAAATTATCAATCACAATGTGTACCGGGAGACAATGGTCAGGAACAGAGTTATCATAGTAATCAAAGTGGTGAAGTAACTTTCGAATTCTTTTTTGATGCTACAGGAACGTCGATAAATTCAATAAATGGAGAAGTAGCAAAAGCTATTGGAGGAGTCGACCTGGAAATAGAGTTGTTTTTAGAATTGATGAATCCGGATCCCGAAGAACACAAACCAAGAGTTTTGACTTTGGTTTGGGGGACATTCATTTTTAATTGTAAATTAAAAAGTGCCCAGGTAAACTATACTTTGTTTAGTTCTGTAGGAAGACCCTTAAGGGCAACAGTCACCGCAACATTTATTGGACACGAATTTAGAATACTTAGAGCAGCACTCAGTAAGCTGTTTTCATCTGATTTAACTAAAGTGCATATTGTAAAGGCTGGAGAAACCCTTCCTTTAATTGCTAATAAAGTATATGGCGATCCATCCTATTATATCCAGATAGCTAAAGCAAATAACTTATTGAATTTTAGAAACATTAAACCAGGACAAGAAATAATATTACCTCCTGTCGAAAAACAAAATAATTAA
- the vgrG gene encoding type VI secretion system tip protein VgrG → MALIDLNTPQGTELATYRILVDGTELEGAFTVRSIATTKAINKIPTAHIELLDGSVAAADFTSSNEDILIPGNEMEIKMGYQGDEETVFKGIIIKHGIKTLGTNANSLLIIEAKDLAIKTTIGRKNRYFSEVTDSEMIETILGDYSDLSIEIEATTNTQEQMVQYYCSDWDFLVTRAEANGHLIMVDDATIKTSAPDYAQEPVASLAYGHNILEFDFEMDARNQFSTIETRSWDISNQEVITSSNKPQDITELGNITSSDLSDTIGLDPLNFQHTGLLNPEELQSWTNARMLRSQLSKIIGRVKILGNNQIKPGNLITIDGLGERFNGTAFVASVSHSFASNWNTHLQIGLSQKFLTECYDDVQAIPSSSLLPAISGLHIAKVSAIHDDPLGENRIKIKLPLISTEDEGTWARIATLDASENRGSFFLPEIDDEVIVGFLNDDPRNPIIIGMVHSSANPAPFEATEENDEKGIVTRSEMKLVFDDGKNHILLETPNGNKVLLSEDEAAIQIEDENGHKVTLDGDGILLDSKGDVNIKASGDVNIEGANINIKAQSAFKAEGSSGAEVSSSASTVIKGSIVQIN, encoded by the coding sequence ATGGCATTAATTGATCTAAATACTCCACAGGGTACTGAGTTAGCGACGTATAGAATCTTAGTAGATGGAACTGAGTTAGAGGGAGCGTTTACTGTAAGAAGTATAGCTACCACTAAAGCGATCAATAAGATTCCAACAGCTCACATAGAACTACTTGATGGTAGTGTGGCTGCGGCAGATTTTACATCCAGTAATGAGGACATCCTAATTCCCGGAAATGAAATGGAAATTAAAATGGGATATCAAGGAGATGAAGAAACTGTTTTTAAAGGGATTATTATAAAACATGGAATTAAAACACTGGGAACAAATGCCAACTCATTATTAATAATTGAAGCCAAAGACCTTGCAATAAAAACCACTATAGGGAGGAAAAACAGATATTTTTCTGAGGTTACCGATAGTGAAATGATAGAAACAATTTTAGGAGATTATAGTGATCTATCTATAGAAATAGAAGCAACTACTAATACACAAGAACAGATGGTCCAATATTATTGTTCGGATTGGGATTTTTTAGTTACACGCGCAGAAGCAAATGGGCATCTTATTATGGTCGATGATGCTACTATAAAAACAAGTGCTCCTGATTATGCTCAAGAACCGGTAGCAAGCTTAGCATATGGTCACAATATTTTAGAATTTGATTTCGAAATGGATGCGAGAAATCAGTTCTCGACAATTGAAACGAGATCTTGGGATATTAGTAATCAAGAGGTAATAACAAGTAGTAATAAACCTCAAGATATAACGGAATTAGGAAATATAACATCTTCAGATCTTTCAGATACTATAGGGTTAGATCCTTTAAATTTTCAGCATACAGGTTTGTTAAACCCCGAAGAACTTCAATCTTGGACAAATGCAAGAATGCTTAGGAGTCAATTGTCAAAAATTATAGGAAGAGTCAAAATTTTAGGAAATAATCAAATTAAACCAGGAAACCTGATTACTATAGATGGCTTAGGAGAGCGTTTTAACGGAACAGCTTTCGTGGCAAGTGTAAGCCATTCTTTTGCTTCCAATTGGAATACGCATTTACAGATAGGATTAAGTCAGAAGTTTTTAACTGAATGTTATGACGATGTACAGGCAATCCCATCTTCATCATTATTACCTGCTATTAGTGGTTTGCATATAGCCAAAGTGAGTGCTATTCATGACGACCCTTTGGGAGAAAATCGAATCAAAATAAAACTACCACTAATTAGCACAGAAGATGAAGGAACGTGGGCGAGGATAGCAACTCTGGATGCCAGCGAGAATAGAGGAAGTTTCTTTCTGCCTGAAATTGATGATGAGGTTATCGTTGGTTTCTTGAACGATGATCCCAGAAATCCAATAATAATAGGAATGGTACATAGCAGTGCTAACCCCGCTCCCTTTGAGGCAACAGAAGAGAATGATGAAAAAGGAATTGTTACCAGAAGTGAAATGAAATTAGTTTTTGATGATGGTAAAAATCACATTCTTTTAGAAACCCCAAATGGCAATAAAGTTTTACTCTCCGAAGACGAAGCTGCTATTCAGATCGAGGACGAAAATGGTCATAAAGTGACACTGGATGGTGACGGAATTTTATTAGATAGTAAAGGAGATGTAAATATAAAAGCAAGTGGAGATGTTAATATCGAAGGAGCTAATATAAATATTAAAGCACAATCAGCTTTTAAAGCAGAAGGATCTTCTGGAGCAGAAGTATCCTCAAGTGCTTCAACAGTAATAAAAGGTTCAATAGTTCAAATAAATTAA
- a CDS encoding PAAR domain-containing protein, which produces MAAAARILDTTNHGGTIIGPGEPTVLIGGMPAAVLGDNHACVLPPVSHQPTVSPFPMGSTTVLLGGKPAIRVGDTCICGASAVVGEPTVLIG; this is translated from the coding sequence ATGGCAGCAGCAGCAAGAATATTAGACACTACCAATCATGGAGGAACCATTATCGGTCCTGGAGAACCTACAGTATTAATAGGTGGTATGCCAGCTGCCGTGCTTGGTGATAATCACGCTTGTGTACTACCACCAGTTTCACATCAACCTACAGTGTCTCCTTTTCCTATGGGAAGTACAACAGTTTTACTGGGAGGTAAGCCTGCAATTAGAGTTGGTGATACATGTATCTGTGGAGCTTCTGCAGTGGTCGGAGAGCCAACAGTTTTAATAGGATAA